One window of the Doryrhamphus excisus isolate RoL2022-K1 chromosome 10, RoL_Dexc_1.0, whole genome shotgun sequence genome contains the following:
- the LOC131137273 gene encoding galanin receptor type 1-like → MSGPRGNSSVLIQSNKEEEAVTKALVLILDLTILVTGLVGQILVITILAGRRRRDGHPPHGTDTLLLALSAADLLLLLCLPFHTSAITLGFWPFGSFLCKVISFLGVACSSASVFTLTALAVTRYLAVVHPAWAYRSRMQRRVKVTVALLWIPASALAAPQFAYRTVTTSRAVFCFAFLSDFSQLVYSVSLFFFGFVLPLGIIVLMYTKIYCFLRHARLFGNSSQLENYHSQVTHTSALLVLVFIFLWLPSYALMFSFIGGTIQGSRGYNTVAILSRLLASSVAVVNPVLYGFMSQKFRRELLELGRERWNLCKNCLAACPHVMIGGDTVESFGRDASSEA, encoded by the coding sequence ATGTCAGGGCCGCGTGGAAACAGCAGCGTCCTCATCCAAAGCAACAAGGAAGAGGAGGCCGTAACCAAGGCTCTGGTGCTCATTCTGGATTTAACGATCTTAGTGACCGGTCTGGTGGGACAAATCCTCGTCATCACAATCCTAGCAGGCCGGAGAAGAAGAGATGGACACCCCCCGCACGGAACCGACACCCTCCTGCTGGCTTTGAGCGCGGCTGatttgctgttgctgctgtgccTTCCCTTCCACACGTCGGCCATCACGCTGGGATTCTGGCCTTTTGGCAGCTTCCTGTGCAAAGTCATCAGCTTCCTGGGCGTGGCCTGCTCGTCCGCATCCGTCTTTACGTTGACGGCGCTGGCTGTGACTCGGTACCTCGCTGTAGTCCACCCCGCCTGGGCGTACCGCTCAAGAATGCAAAGACGTGTGAAAGTGACGGTAGCGCTTCTGTGGATCCCTGCCTCGGCTTTGGCGGCGCCGCAGTTTGCCTACCGCACCGTGACGACATCCAGAGCCGTGTTCTGCTTCGCTTTTCTCTCGGACTTCAGTCAGCTGGTCTACAGCGTCAGTCTCTTCTTCTTCGGCTTCGTGCTACCTCTGGGGATCATCGTGCTCATGTACACGAAGATCTACTGCTTTCTCCGACATGCACGGCTGTTTGGGAATTCCTCTCAGCTGGAGAACTACCACAGCCAGGTCACTCATACTTCAGCTCTCCTAGTCCTGGTCTTCATTTTCCTTTGGCTGCCGTCTTACGCGCTCATGTTCTCCTTCATCGGAGGAACCATTCAAGGCTCGCGGGGCTACAACACCGTCGCCATCTTGTCCAGATTGTTAGCATCCTCGGTGGCGGTGGTGAACCCGGTCCTGTATGGCTTCATGTCTCAGAAGTTCCGACGAGAGCTGCTGGAGCTTGGGAGAGAGAGGTGGAACCTCTGCAAAAACTGTCTGGCTGCTTGCCCTCACGTGATGATCGGTGGGGACACGGTGGAGAGCTTCGGGCGGGACGCGAGCTCAGAAGCCTAA